The Nocardia arthritidis genome has a window encoding:
- a CDS encoding type I polyketide synthase, which produces MARLAIVGMACRFPDAANPAELWENVLAGRRAFRPIPDVRLNAADYYDGDPAAADRHYATHAAVIEGWTFDRARHRVAANVFRSTDIAHWLTLDTAAAALDDAGLPAGEGLDRARTGVILGNTLTGDMSRANLMRLRWPYVRRTLTGALHRRGWQAEEIADFLDEYEADYKAPFPEITEDTLAGGLANTIAGRICNHFDFGGGGFTVDGACSSSLLAVAQAGDALVTGQLDAALVGGVDLSIDPFELIGFAKTKALSSSGMRVYDELSNGFWPGEGCGVIVLLRAEDADSLGLRTYSTIAGWGVSSDGRGGITRPDRDGHLRAIERAYRMAGFGIDTVDYLEGHGTGTAVGDRTELEAFDRALATRHDRRPVALGTIKGNVGHTKAAAGIAALIKAALAVHRGTIPPVTGTERAHPVLTDSNRIYLPETATPWPRPEHPRRAGVSSLGFGGINTHVVVESGQPARPLPRSLDTRLAHSAQDAELLVLSAATPAQLQTRLREVAGLAARCSFAELGDLATELINADAELPVRAAVVTDARQAARRLTELADALAAGEQRRFAPERGQFLGARTESEPRIGLLFPGQGAPGQGDGGALARRFTTVADLYRQVGVRDAGAATEDAQPRIITAELAGLRLLDAADVHAAGCVGHSLGELAALHWAGVFDEIEVVRTAAFRGRAMQRAATTETGAMATIRTSAERVTPLVNDSPVVIAGYNGPQHTVIAGPADAVDAVLVTARAAGLHCQMLPVSHAFHSPLVAPAARAIRDYLDQIELGRIKRPGMFSTVTGGPLEPGTAVTELLERQVRAPVRFAAALSQLAAGCDLLIEVGPGRSLTTLAADTCPMVPIVAMETDGNSVAGALRTLAACYAFGARPDLRTTTADRFHRAFALDKQFVFIESPCERAPDDSQLRRARTTRPQSVENASAATDVTSSFDMLRELIAARAELAAEDITPNLRPMDDLHMSSITITQLVADAAQRVGVAVPEPTTNVATATIAQLAEAIDDLANSVGDPVPAHDDLPGVDSWVRPFIVDLVGIPLPPLPTADQPGRWQVLAPADDRIAMALRHQLATAHCGDGVLLRLGDSARESAATGVERMLAAARAALDTRTRFVVVDDGGHRGAAALARTLHLEAPSVRTTIVHTAPGAPPADTARMICADIAATTTFREVHYDAEGVRREPVLRELTLGRSRLPLDSAGVLAVTGGARGITVECATALAQRTGCKLAIIARTPATDPDVTANMDRLREFGVTARYYAADVTDRSQVAAAAAAVRRELGVITGILHGAAVNTPAALGSLTTDDVMRIVAPKIDGLRNLLDCVDLATLGLLVGFGSIIGRAGLRGEAHYSIANDWLRTTIDTVAAELPRCRCLTIEWSVWAGTGMGERLGVLDSLIREGIEPISADAGIEVMLDLLRAEDCPTSVVVLGRTANLPTIRFDKSELPLLRFLERPRLHFPGIEVLAEADISTTTDPYLADHRFAGDALFPAVMGMEAMAQAATALFGAGRNIELRDLEFLRPITVHEGGTTIRIAALRTGAAVRVAIRSGTTGFQLDHFRGVCKLAAPGAAAEPVRQFAEIESADLGMAIDSDFYDRIMFHGPMFRAVQDYRHLSAKQCVARIRMGETRWFSPMVPNALILDDPAARDAFMHAIQVCVPDATLLPSKVARVRAFPVPSEVRAVTLTAVERAHEGARYVYDVLVRDPHGAPVAAWEGLELTAVTPRPPTAWTPEFLGPYLQRHLDTVLPEPMRVAIIRDRPMPSDTDVHSPRRSASRRALLAALGRVVPIHYRPDGRPQIPGEHASFSHGAGLTMAVVGARRLGCDLEPVLPRTSGEWNSLLGPSGVALAEACARAAAESFATAATRVWSAREAVTKLGVTVARPRLTLDGGPSAGGWLTFRHGTDVVWSFGATVAAPVPDQPVVFSVVEKG; this is translated from the coding sequence ATGGCTCGACTGGCAATCGTCGGCATGGCCTGCCGCTTTCCCGATGCGGCCAACCCCGCCGAGCTCTGGGAGAACGTGCTCGCCGGACGGCGCGCATTCCGGCCGATACCGGATGTGCGGTTGAACGCGGCCGATTATTACGACGGTGATCCCGCCGCGGCCGATCGGCACTATGCGACGCACGCCGCGGTGATCGAGGGCTGGACCTTCGATCGGGCCCGACATCGGGTCGCCGCCAACGTTTTCCGATCCACCGATATCGCCCACTGGCTCACCCTCGACACCGCGGCGGCCGCACTCGACGACGCCGGACTGCCCGCGGGCGAGGGCCTCGACCGGGCGCGCACCGGCGTCATCCTCGGCAATACGCTCACCGGCGATATGTCCCGGGCGAACCTCATGCGGCTGCGCTGGCCGTATGTCCGGCGCACCCTCACCGGCGCGCTGCATCGCCGGGGTTGGCAGGCCGAGGAGATCGCGGATTTCCTCGACGAGTACGAGGCCGACTACAAGGCGCCGTTTCCCGAGATCACCGAGGACACCCTGGCGGGCGGGCTGGCCAACACCATCGCCGGGCGGATCTGCAACCATTTCGATTTCGGCGGTGGCGGATTCACCGTCGACGGGGCCTGTTCGTCGTCACTGCTCGCGGTCGCGCAGGCGGGTGACGCCCTGGTCACCGGTCAGCTCGATGCGGCGCTCGTCGGCGGCGTCGACCTCTCGATCGATCCGTTCGAACTCATCGGTTTCGCCAAGACGAAGGCGCTGTCGAGTTCGGGCATGCGCGTCTATGACGAGCTGTCCAACGGTTTCTGGCCGGGCGAGGGTTGCGGGGTGATCGTGCTGCTGCGCGCCGAGGACGCGGATTCCCTTGGCCTGCGGACATATTCGACGATCGCCGGCTGGGGTGTGTCCTCGGACGGCCGCGGCGGTATCACCCGTCCCGACCGCGACGGGCATCTGCGCGCGATCGAGCGCGCGTACCGGATGGCCGGCTTCGGCATCGATACCGTCGACTATCTCGAGGGCCACGGCACCGGCACGGCCGTCGGCGACCGCACGGAACTGGAGGCATTCGATCGGGCGCTGGCGACACGACACGACCGGCGGCCGGTCGCGCTCGGCACGATCAAAGGCAATGTCGGACATACCAAAGCGGCGGCCGGTATCGCGGCGCTGATCAAAGCGGCGCTTGCCGTGCATCGCGGCACCATTCCGCCGGTCACCGGGACCGAGCGAGCGCATCCCGTCCTCACCGATTCGAATCGCATCTACCTCCCCGAGACGGCGACGCCGTGGCCGCGCCCCGAACACCCGCGCCGCGCCGGAGTGTCGTCGCTGGGTTTCGGCGGCATCAACACCCACGTCGTGGTGGAAAGCGGGCAACCGGCGCGACCGCTGCCCCGATCGCTCGACACCCGGCTCGCACACAGCGCCCAGGATGCCGAACTGCTCGTGCTCTCGGCGGCGACGCCGGCACAGTTGCAGACCCGGCTGCGCGAGGTCGCGGGCCTCGCGGCGCGCTGTTCGTTCGCCGAACTCGGTGATCTGGCCACCGAGCTGATCAACGCCGACGCCGAATTGCCGGTCAGGGCGGCCGTCGTCACCGATGCGCGCCAGGCCGCGCGCCGACTGACCGAACTCGCCGACGCGCTCGCGGCGGGCGAGCAGCGCCGGTTCGCGCCGGAGCGCGGCCAATTCCTCGGCGCGCGAACCGAATCCGAGCCACGCATCGGATTGCTGTTCCCGGGACAGGGCGCACCCGGACAAGGCGACGGCGGTGCGCTCGCCCGCCGGTTCACCACCGTGGCCGATCTGTACCGGCAGGTCGGCGTCCGGGACGCGGGTGCGGCGACCGAGGACGCGCAACCGCGCATCATCACCGCGGAGCTGGCCGGGCTGCGCCTCCTCGATGCCGCCGATGTGCACGCGGCCGGCTGTGTGGGGCACAGCCTCGGCGAACTCGCCGCCCTGCACTGGGCCGGTGTCTTCGACGAGATCGAGGTGGTCCGCACGGCGGCCTTCCGCGGCCGGGCGATGCAGCGCGCGGCCACCACCGAAACCGGTGCCATGGCGACGATCCGGACGTCGGCCGAGCGCGTCACGCCGCTCGTCAACGACAGCCCGGTGGTGATCGCCGGATACAACGGACCCCAGCACACCGTGATCGCCGGTCCGGCCGATGCCGTCGACGCCGTGCTCGTCACCGCGCGGGCCGCCGGTCTGCACTGTCAGATGCTGCCCGTTTCGCATGCGTTCCATTCCCCATTGGTCGCACCCGCCGCGCGGGCCATCCGGGACTATCTCGACCAGATCGAGCTCGGCCGGATCAAGCGGCCGGGGATGTTCTCGACCGTCACCGGGGGCCCGCTCGAACCCGGCACCGCGGTCACCGAGTTGCTCGAGCGTCAGGTGCGCGCGCCGGTTCGGTTCGCGGCCGCGCTCTCCCAGCTCGCCGCGGGCTGTGATCTTTTGATCGAGGTCGGTCCCGGCCGGTCGCTGACGACGCTCGCCGCCGACACCTGTCCGATGGTTCCGATCGTCGCCATGGAGACCGACGGCAATTCCGTCGCGGGCGCGCTGCGCACGCTGGCCGCCTGCTACGCCTTCGGCGCGCGTCCCGATCTGCGGACCACCACCGCCGACCGCTTCCACCGCGCCTTCGCACTCGACAAACAGTTCGTCTTCATCGAAAGTCCCTGTGAGCGCGCGCCGGACGACTCGCAGCTGCGCCGGGCCCGGACCACACGGCCGCAGTCCGTCGAAAATGCTTCCGCCGCAACGGATGTCACCTCGTCGTTCGATATGCTGCGCGAACTCATCGCGGCCAGAGCCGAACTGGCGGCCGAGGACATCACCCCGAATCTGCGCCCGATGGACGACCTGCACATGAGCAGCATCACCATCACCCAGCTCGTCGCGGACGCGGCACAGCGAGTCGGCGTCGCGGTCCCCGAACCGACCACCAATGTCGCGACGGCGACGATCGCACAGCTCGCCGAGGCAATCGACGATCTCGCGAATTCGGTCGGCGATCCGGTGCCCGCGCACGACGACCTTCCCGGTGTCGACAGCTGGGTGCGGCCGTTCATCGTCGATCTCGTCGGCATTCCCCTACCGCCCTTACCCACCGCCGATCAACCGGGTCGGTGGCAGGTCCTGGCACCCGCCGATGATCGGATCGCCATGGCCCTGCGCCACCAGCTCGCGACGGCTCACTGCGGCGACGGCGTTCTGCTCCGGCTCGGCGACTCCGCGCGCGAATCGGCCGCGACCGGCGTCGAGCGCATGCTCGCCGCCGCCAGAGCGGCGCTGGACACGCGGACTCGGTTCGTCGTCGTCGATGACGGTGGTCACCGCGGCGCCGCCGCGCTCGCCAGAACCCTGCATCTGGAAGCGCCCTCGGTGCGCACCACCATCGTGCACACCGCGCCCGGCGCGCCGCCGGCCGACACCGCGCGCATGATCTGCGCCGATATCGCCGCGACGACGACCTTCCGCGAGGTCCACTACGACGCGGAAGGTGTTCGGCGCGAACCGGTCCTGCGTGAGCTGACCCTCGGCCGGTCCCGGCTGCCGCTCGACTCGGCGGGCGTACTCGCCGTCACCGGCGGTGCGCGTGGCATCACCGTCGAATGCGCGACCGCGCTCGCACAGCGCACCGGATGCAAACTCGCGATCATCGCGCGAACCCCGGCCACGGATCCCGATGTCACGGCGAATATGGACCGGCTGCGCGAATTCGGTGTCACCGCACGGTATTACGCCGCCGATGTCACCGACCGCAGCCAGGTCGCGGCCGCGGCCGCCGCGGTGCGGCGTGAACTCGGCGTGATCACCGGCATCCTGCACGGCGCCGCGGTCAACACTCCGGCCGCGCTCGGCTCACTCACCACCGATGACGTCATGCGCATTGTCGCACCGAAAATCGACGGTCTGCGCAATCTGCTCGACTGCGTCGACCTCGCCACGCTCGGTCTGCTCGTCGGTTTCGGCAGCATCATCGGCCGAGCGGGGCTGCGCGGCGAGGCGCACTATTCGATCGCCAACGACTGGCTGCGCACCACCATCGATACGGTGGCCGCGGAGCTGCCACGGTGCCGCTGCCTGACCATCGAATGGTCGGTGTGGGCCGGAACCGGAATGGGTGAGCGGCTCGGCGTGCTGGATTCGCTGATCCGCGAGGGTATCGAGCCGATCTCGGCCGATGCAGGTATCGAGGTCATGCTCGATCTGCTGCGCGCCGAGGATTGTCCGACCAGCGTGGTCGTGCTCGGCCGCACCGCGAACCTGCCGACCATCCGCTTCGACAAGTCCGAACTGCCGCTGCTGCGCTTCCTGGAACGGCCGCGGCTGCACTTCCCCGGCATCGAAGTGCTTGCCGAAGCCGATATTTCGACGACGACCGATCCGTATCTCGCCGATCACCGATTCGCCGGTGATGCGCTGTTCCCGGCGGTCATGGGAATGGAGGCCATGGCACAGGCGGCGACGGCACTGTTCGGCGCTGGGCGCAATATCGAATTGCGGGATCTGGAATTCCTGCGGCCGATCACCGTGCACGAGGGCGGCACCACTATCCGGATCGCCGCACTGCGCACCGGCGCGGCGGTGCGGGTCGCGATTCGGTCCGGTACCACCGGATTTCAGCTCGATCATTTTCGCGGAGTGTGCAAACTCGCAGCGCCTGGCGCGGCCGCCGAACCGGTGCGGCAATTCGCCGAAATCGAATCCGCGGACCTCGGCATGGCGATCGATTCCGACTTCTACGACCGAATCATGTTCCACGGGCCGATGTTTCGCGCGGTGCAGGATTACCGGCACCTCTCCGCGAAACAATGCGTCGCACGAATCCGGATGGGCGAGACGCGCTGGTTCTCGCCCATGGTGCCGAATGCGCTGATCCTCGACGACCCGGCGGCACGCGATGCGTTCATGCACGCCATTCAGGTCTGCGTGCCCGATGCGACGCTACTGCCCTCGAAAGTGGCCCGGGTGCGGGCGTTTCCGGTGCCGAGCGAGGTGCGGGCGGTGACGCTGACGGCGGTCGAACGCGCGCACGAAGGGGCGAGATACGTCTACGACGTCCTCGTGCGCGATCCGCACGGCGCGCCCGTCGCGGCCTGGGAGGGTCTCGAACTCACCGCGGTGACGCCGCGACCGCCTACGGCCTGGACACCCGAATTCCTCGGCCCCTACCTGCAGCGTCATTTGGACACCGTGCTGCCGGAACCCATGCGGGTGGCCATCATTCGCGACCGGCCGATGCCATCGGACACCGACGTCCATTCCCCGCGCCGCTCCGCCAGCCGCCGCGCGCTCCTCGCCGCGCTCGGCCGCGTCGTCCCGATTCATTACCGGCCCGACGGCAGGCCGCAGATTCCGGGCGAGCACGCGAGCTTCTCCCACGGCGCGGGTCTCACCATGGCCGTCGTCGGGGCGCGCAGGCTCGGCTGCGATCTCGAACCGGTGCTGCCGCGCACGTCGGGCGAGTGGAACTCGCTGCTCGGCCCGTCGGGTGTCGCACTCGCCGAGGCGTGCGCCAGGGCCGCGGCCGAATCGTTCGCCACCGCGGCCACCCGGGTGTGGAGCGCGCGCGAGGCCGTCACGAAACTCGGTGTCACGGTGGCCAGACCGCGGCTGACGCTCGACGGCGGTCCGTCGGCCGGTGGCTGGCTGACCTTCCGGCACGGGACCGATGTGGTGTGGTCGTTCGGGGCCACCGTCGCCGCCCCGGTTCCGGACCAACCCGTTGTGTTCTCCGTCGTCGAAAAGGGCTGA
- a CDS encoding acyl-CoA thioesterase yields the protein MTHTVGFEETNLVGNVYFVHYFRWQGRCREMFLMEHAPDIVDEIRRDLKLFTIKCECEYFAEVTALQRLTIRMTLTDLTQTQLEFEFAYLEVDEGSGAERLLARGRQRVACMRGAGTHVEPTRVPESLRRALEPYRAGSGARVATTRH from the coding sequence ATGACGCACACTGTCGGCTTCGAGGAGACCAACCTCGTCGGCAATGTCTATTTCGTGCACTACTTCCGTTGGCAGGGCCGCTGCCGGGAAATGTTCCTGATGGAGCACGCCCCCGACATCGTCGACGAGATCCGCCGCGACCTCAAGCTGTTCACCATCAAGTGCGAATGCGAATACTTCGCGGAAGTGACCGCCCTGCAACGACTTACGATCAGGATGACCTTGACCGATCTCACCCAGACGCAGCTCGAATTCGAATTCGCCTATCTCGAGGTGGACGAGGGCTCCGGCGCCGAACGCCTGCTCGCTCGCGGCAGGCAGCGCGTGGCGTGTATGCGCGGCGCGGGCACGCACGTCGAGCCGACGCGCGTGCCGGAGAGCCTGCGGCGCGCGCTCGAACCCTATCGCGCCGGATCCGGCGCGCGGGTCGCGACGACCCGACACTGA
- a CDS encoding winged helix-turn-helix transcriptional regulator, translating into MGTKRYAQMCAVAAALDIVGERWTLLIIRDLLTGPKRYNQLLEETLVGIGPNLLAARLQMLTEQGVVQRESVSGDGRGVCYRLTPSGEALRPVVIGLASWGLSHVASYEQDGLVRAEWGRVALEAMISVGPPPEVDESYEFQIGDEVFHVQCANHVARVVGGPAPAEPALIVTADPETFIRIGTEQIAVLDAVLSGKVVITGDSTSLARCLRLLDLELTGAAPAVVDAS; encoded by the coding sequence ATGGGAACGAAGCGATACGCGCAGATGTGTGCGGTCGCGGCGGCGCTCGATATCGTCGGGGAGCGCTGGACGCTGCTGATCATTCGCGACCTCCTGACCGGTCCGAAGCGGTACAACCAGCTACTCGAGGAGACGTTGGTCGGCATCGGGCCGAATCTGCTCGCCGCGCGCCTGCAGATGCTCACCGAGCAGGGTGTCGTCCAGCGCGAATCGGTGTCCGGCGACGGCCGCGGCGTCTGCTATCGGCTGACGCCGAGCGGCGAGGCGTTGCGCCCGGTGGTCATCGGGCTGGCGTCATGGGGCCTGTCGCATGTCGCCTCCTATGAACAGGATGGATTGGTGCGCGCCGAATGGGGGCGCGTCGCACTCGAGGCGATGATCTCCGTCGGCCCACCGCCCGAGGTCGACGAGTCGTACGAATTCCAGATCGGCGACGAGGTGTTCCACGTGCAGTGCGCGAACCACGTCGCCCGCGTCGTCGGCGGACCCGCGCCCGCCGAACCCGCGCTGATCGTCACGGCCGATCCGGAGACGTTCATCCGGATCGGCACCGAGCAGATCGCCGTCCTGGACGCGGTGCTGTCGGGCAAGGTGGTGATCACCGGGGACAGCACTTCGCTGGCGCGCTGCCTGCGCCTGCTCGACCTCGAGCTCACCGGGGCCGCGCCCGCCGTCGTCGACGCGTCCTGA
- a CDS encoding MFS transporter: MERIDSPVEPENPPDTAATTARPMAFRLGLGLTVLGVALHIPMFLESREMQYHLAGMPMTPEMMIGMVLLFLGVGISIYGLVPHETAAHRPHRRISIEPLDDTPIRPAHITLLLALAAAVTIDVMKPVALAFTAPGAAAEYGLKGPLNPHAAALPIALYPLSGITGTMIGAFIWGWLGDRIGRRACILLAGIVFIATSTCGAMPAYWLNLVTCFAMGLAVGGMLPITFALLSETVPRRHRGWMMILIGSDIAGAYIIVSWLASTWAAPDRFGWRLLWLIGLPTGLALFVLNRWIPESPRFLLRMNRAGEAAAVLRRYGAEIIEADTRPDAEDTVRNSSWQLLRKPFLGLSVAVALLALGVGTTQYGFQQWMPSNLQRLGLSEVAASSVLRNAAILGFPLSVPVALLYGFWSSKKTVILMVAAITVALSAFVALGDRVGDNRVLLYVLLVIPVWGINTLNATLAAFTAEVYPTVVRARGSGFSAGATKAGGVFILAAAVAAIAEPSIRLTAAVGVLPLGLAVLALAAYGPETRHRHLERITAAQLRIESAA; this comes from the coding sequence ATGGAACGCATCGACAGCCCGGTCGAACCGGAAAATCCGCCCGATACCGCCGCGACGACCGCACGCCCCATGGCCTTCCGCCTCGGATTGGGTCTGACAGTTCTCGGCGTCGCCCTGCATATCCCCATGTTCCTCGAGTCGCGCGAGATGCAATATCACCTCGCCGGAATGCCGATGACCCCGGAAATGATGATCGGCATGGTCCTACTGTTCCTCGGAGTCGGTATATCAATTTACGGCTTGGTTCCACATGAAACCGCCGCGCACCGGCCGCACCGCCGAATCAGCATCGAACCGCTCGACGACACGCCGATCCGCCCCGCGCATATCACCCTGCTGCTCGCACTCGCCGCCGCGGTGACGATCGATGTGATGAAACCGGTCGCGCTGGCTTTTACCGCGCCGGGCGCCGCCGCGGAATACGGATTGAAAGGCCCGTTGAATCCGCACGCCGCCGCATTGCCGATCGCGCTGTATCCGCTTTCCGGCATCACCGGCACGATGATCGGCGCATTCATTTGGGGCTGGCTCGGCGACCGCATCGGGCGGCGGGCCTGCATTCTGCTCGCGGGAATTGTCTTCATCGCGACCTCCACCTGCGGTGCGATGCCCGCCTATTGGCTCAACCTCGTCACGTGTTTCGCCATGGGGCTCGCCGTCGGCGGGATGCTTCCCATCACCTTCGCGCTGCTGTCCGAAACCGTCCCGCGCAGGCATCGCGGCTGGATGATGATCCTGATCGGCAGCGATATCGCCGGTGCGTACATCATCGTCAGCTGGCTGGCGTCCACCTGGGCCGCGCCGGATCGCTTCGGCTGGCGGCTGCTGTGGTTGATCGGCCTGCCGACCGGATTGGCGCTGTTCGTGCTCAACCGATGGATCCCGGAATCTCCACGCTTTCTATTGCGCATGAACCGCGCCGGCGAGGCGGCCGCGGTATTGCGTCGGTACGGCGCGGAAATCATCGAAGCGGATACCCGGCCCGATGCCGAGGACACCGTCCGCAACAGCTCATGGCAATTGCTGCGCAAGCCTTTTCTCGGATTGTCGGTGGCGGTGGCGCTGCTCGCGCTCGGCGTCGGCACGACCCAGTACGGATTTCAACAGTGGATGCCGTCGAATCTGCAGCGGCTCGGTCTCTCGGAGGTCGCCGCGAGCTCGGTGCTGCGCAATGCCGCCATTCTCGGATTTCCGCTGAGCGTTCCGGTGGCCCTGCTGTACGGATTCTGGAGCAGTAAGAAAACCGTCATTCTGATGGTCGCGGCGATTACGGTCGCGCTGTCGGCGTTCGTCGCGCTGGGCGATCGGGTCGGTGACAATCGGGTATTGCTCTACGTACTCCTGGTCATACCGGTGTGGGGCATCAATACTTTGAACGCGACCCTGGCCGCCTTCACCGCCGAGGTCTACCCGACGGTGGTGCGGGCCCGCGGCAGCGGATTCTCCGCGGGCGCGACGAAGGCGGGCGGCGTATTCATCCTCGCCGCCGCCGTCGCCGCGATCGCCGAGCCGTCCATCCGGCTCACCGCGGCGGTCGGCGTGCTACCGCTCGGCCTGGCGGTCCTCGCGCTGGCCGCCTACGGCCCCGAGACGAGGCACCGGCACCTCGAACGCATCACCGCCGCCCAATTGCGGATCGAATCAGCGGCGTAA
- a CDS encoding homocysteine S-methyltransferase family protein → MTNSHAPEGVLLLDGGVASELERAGIPMADPWWTTAALRTEAKRQVLQSVHEAYLAAGAQVITADTFRTNLRALRRTRLDDAGRAWMVHAAVGVAGAARKEARAPEAWIAGSIAPVEDCYRPDLVPEDAELRAEHGWLARELSRAGVDLFLLETMNTIREARIALEQVLAVGGRAWVSFVCGADGRVLSGEDLSGAVHAVQRAGAEAVLVNCTSPAGTEAAMRALCRGRAGLIGAYPNIEDRTGPRTDGGGLPSALHPDEFAELLVRWRADYGLDILGGCCGASPAHLAAARNALRA, encoded by the coding sequence ATGACGAATTCCCATGCCCCAGAAGGAGTTCTGCTGCTCGACGGCGGCGTCGCCAGCGAGTTGGAGCGGGCGGGCATCCCGATGGCCGACCCGTGGTGGACCACCGCGGCCCTGCGCACGGAGGCCAAACGGCAGGTCCTGCAGTCGGTGCACGAGGCCTATTTGGCCGCGGGCGCTCAGGTGATCACGGCCGATACCTTCCGGACCAACTTGCGTGCGCTGCGCCGAACCCGGCTCGATGACGCGGGTCGCGCCTGGATGGTGCACGCGGCCGTCGGCGTCGCGGGCGCCGCGCGCAAGGAGGCCCGTGCGCCCGAGGCGTGGATCGCCGGTTCGATCGCACCGGTCGAGGACTGCTATCGACCGGATCTGGTGCCCGAGGACGCGGAACTGCGCGCGGAACACGGGTGGCTCGCGCGCGAGCTCTCGCGAGCCGGAGTCGACCTGTTCCTGCTGGAGACGATGAACACCATCCGCGAGGCCAGGATCGCGCTGGAGCAGGTGCTCGCCGTGGGCGGGCGGGCGTGGGTGTCGTTCGTCTGCGGCGCGGACGGCAGGGTGCTCTCCGGTGAGGATCTGTCCGGTGCGGTGCACGCGGTACAGCGTGCCGGGGCCGAGGCCGTACTCGTCAATTGCACGTCACCGGCCGGAACCGAGGCCGCGATGCGTGCGCTGTGCCGCGGCAGGGCCGGGTTGATCGGCGCCTATCCGAATATCGAGGACCGCACCGGGCCGCGCACCGATGGTGGGGGACTGCCGAGCGCGTTGCATCCGGACGAATTCGCCGAACTGCTCGTCCGGTGGCGCGCCGACTACGGCCTCGATATTCTCGGCGGCTGTTGCGGTGCGTCGCCCGCGCATCTGGCGGCCGCGCGGAATGCGTTGCGCGCGTGA
- a CDS encoding trans-sulfuration enzyme family protein: MRFDTRLVHSGQRSTPGSGDIVPPVHIATTYDRFAQDPPRLFYSRGENPTREALEECLAALEDSPYCAVFSSGQAAATAALSLLSPGQRLVSSHDIYGGTYALFESLARYGIRVDYVDSTDPAELRQALVADTAMVWVETPSNPLLELTDLAEAAELARERGAVLVVDNTFASPALQRPLDLGADVSLYSTTKFIAGHADVLGGALVCRDADLHRRFVEHRTVTGGVPGGLDCYMVHRGVKTLSLRVARQTATAQALADALCASTAVCEVKYPGLRAHPQHHLVGAQMSGPGSMVSFRYLGDPEKLMARTELFACAVSLGGVRSLIECPALMTHRPVPRATRIAAGITDDLIRLSVGIEDPADLIEDLQCALEGDR; this comes from the coding sequence ATGCGCTTCGACACCAGATTGGTCCACAGCGGGCAGCGATCCACTCCGGGCAGCGGCGATATCGTGCCGCCGGTCCACATCGCGACCACCTACGACCGCTTTGCACAGGATCCGCCGCGGCTGTTCTATTCGCGCGGGGAGAATCCGACCAGGGAAGCGCTGGAGGAATGCCTTGCGGCGCTGGAGGACTCGCCATACTGCGCGGTCTTCTCGTCGGGGCAGGCGGCGGCGACCGCGGCGCTTTCGCTGCTGTCGCCGGGGCAGCGGCTGGTGTCCTCGCACGATATCTACGGCGGCACCTACGCGCTGTTCGAAAGCCTTGCCCGCTACGGGATCCGGGTCGACTATGTGGATTCGACCGATCCGGCCGAGCTGCGGCAGGCGCTCGTCGCCGACACCGCGATGGTGTGGGTGGAGACCCCGAGCAATCCGCTGCTCGAGCTGACCGATCTGGCCGAGGCCGCCGAGCTGGCCCGGGAACGCGGCGCGGTACTGGTGGTCGACAACACCTTCGCCAGCCCGGCCCTGCAACGCCCACTCGATTTGGGTGCGGACGTAAGCCTTTACAGCACAACGAAATTCATCGCGGGCCACGCCGATGTACTCGGTGGCGCACTGGTGTGCCGCGACGCGGACCTGCATCGGCGGTTCGTCGAGCACCGGACCGTAACCGGTGGCGTGCCCGGCGGTTTGGACTGCTACATGGTGCATCGCGGCGTCAAAACCCTGTCCCTGCGGGTGGCCCGCCAAACGGCGACCGCGCAGGCGCTCGCCGATGCGCTGTGTGCCTCGACGGCCGTGTGCGAGGTGAAATACCCTGGCCTGCGGGCACATCCACAACACCACCTGGTCGGTGCGCAGATGTCGGGGCCCGGTTCGATGGTGAGTTTCCGGTACCTCGGCGATCCGGAGAAGCTCATGGCGCGCACCGAACTGTTCGCATGCGCGGTGAGCCTCGGCGGCGTGCGTTCGCTGATCGAATGCCCCGCGCTGATGACGCACCGGCCGGTACCCCGGGCGACCCGGATCGCGGCCGGTATCACCGACGACCTGATTCGCCTCTCGGTCGGTATCGAGGATCCGGCCGATCTGATCGAGGATCTGCAGTGCGCCCTGGAAGGTGACAGATGA